The Sebastes fasciatus isolate fSebFas1 chromosome 4, fSebFas1.pri, whole genome shotgun sequence genome window below encodes:
- the muc2.1 gene encoding mucin-5B, which translates to MRWKCVWLCVLALSVASVSDVQARLVPNHVSSICSTWGREHFKTFDGDVYQFPGMCEYNLVSDCHETYREFSVHMKRKNKDGNPTVSHVLVTIDDLLFYLTKDMITVNDLPVNTPYYEAGVQVEKNAVYIKLQSKVGITVVWNGDDAVMVELDTDYANRTCGLCGDFNGVSVQNEFIYNGRKISPIEFGNKQKVHRPNDDCEDPYEEEDESQEAVLDSCKEFQTICNQMLRSKSWSSCTNLINPEPYIQACVKDMCGCTNSTNDFCVCSTLSEFSRQCSHAGGQPPNWRTPQFCAKQCPYNMVYEESGSPCMDTCTLLDTSSLCEDHKIDGCFCPPGTVFDDISMRGCIAQSECQCKHNKIYNSGEVYRQDRVECTCVEGRWACKSLQTPATCAVEEGSHVTTFDGKAYTFHGDCYYTLAKVESKGHASPKFTILVQLVPCANQESDTCLKSLKILLNNDRNNVLMFTSDGTVKQNMQTVSLPYHTGDVDIFHASSFHIMLQTSFGLQIQIQHVPVMQVYVSLDQSYRAKTRGLCGNYNMVLSDDMKTPQGIVEGTAATFVNSWKANLMCRDREGRLEDPCSLSVENEWYAKHWCAMLLSPEGPFAQCRSVVDPEIYYKRCTYASCNCEKSEDCLCAVFSSYARACASKGVFSTDWRANVCDKYTSNCPASQIFSYKHQRCQLTCRSLSTRQQSCTSDFLPVDGCSCSEGSYLNEHGICVPVEKCPCYHNEVYIKSGKSINVRDEHCVCTNGVLHCHSWRVRTSMCRAPKVFFNCSAAGSGDLGLHCARTCLNLNSDDCESTECESGCRCPGGLLEDGKGSCVKENECPCQHDGQIYALGSQIPDHCNTCTCKSGTWECSEKKCPQTCVIYGSGHYNTFDKRTYGFNGHCEYVAVKNKCGNKTVQDNFGIITENVPCGSTGTTCSKTVRIQLGRMEIKLFKGKYEESELGQGAEIEYRIRKVGLYVVIESAIGLSVMWDGKTTVRVILEPQHSGEVCGLCGDFDGDGENDFTTQGNLAVSNPLEFANSWKVSSQCPDVDMNVNPCVLKPNRHHWAKMMCSIITGKTFHECHKKVAPGPFYENCVKDSCACDTGGDCECFCSAVAAYAQACNEASVCVAWRTPEICPVFCDYYNRPDECKWHYNPCHKPCYKTCLNPKENCSKPLPNLEGCYPVCPDDKPIFDEETGMCVEECGCFYNNTRYDEDEVIYNVTDNMGLCYYAICKNSTVIHGNKTCPTIEPPTTTTISTTTTSEPTTTTAPTTTTISPTTTTETPTTTTTTEPTTTTETPTTTTISTTTTTEPTTTTETPTTTTETTTTTKPPGTTTPFKTPTPCLPECEWSEWYDVHNPLEDKSDWETYENITNSGKQICENDKEIECRATDYPNKPFNDFVSQTGQVVTCVLGEGLICRKEDQNRPPKKCFNYEIRVCCEVCFTTAPPTTTTEPSTTTETPTTTTVSTTTTTEPTTTTETPTTTAVSTTTTTEPTTTTETPTTTTTTEPTTTTETPTTTTTTTTEPTTTTETPTTTTTSEPTTTTETPTTTTISTTTTAEPTTTTETPTTTTISTTTTTESTTTTETPTTTTTTTEPTTTTETPTTTTTSEPTTTTETPTTTTISTTTTTEPTTTIETPTTTTTSEPTTTTETPTTTTTSEPTTTTETPTTTTISTTTTSEPTTTTETPTTTTTSEPTTTTETPTTTTVSTTTTTEPTTTTETPTTTTTSEPTTTTETPTTTTTSEPTTTTETPTTTTTTEPTTTTETPTTTTTSEPTTTTETPTTTTISTTTTAEPTTTTETPTTTTTSEPTTTTETPTTTTISTTTTTEPTTTTETPTTTTTSEPTTTTETPTTTTTSEPTTTTETPTTTTTSEPTTTTETPTTTTISTTTTAEPTTTTETPTTTTTSEPTTTTETPTTTTISTTTTTEPTTTTETPTTTTTSEPTTTTETPTTTTTSEPTTTTETPTTTTTSEPTTTTETPTTTTISTTTTAEPTTTTETPTTTTTSEPTTTTETPTTTTISTTTTTEPTTTTETPTTTTTSEPTTTTETPTTTTTSEPTTTTETPTTTTTSEPTTTTETPTTTTTSEPTTTTETPTTTTISTTTTTEPTTTAVTSTTECFCIVNGKHHKPGSTIINMEHIGSGICLTMICSDICEIQNTTISCTPTPTPTPTPTPTPTPTPTTPPGCPDWDVAQNETFFLCECIMAKCIENNTVEIVRYECPPLKDITCTNGGEPVLVWDEHHCCQYYACDCVCEGWGDPHYITFDGSYYSYQGNCTYVLMEEINPNYNLNIYIDNVLCDPTEDVSCPRSIIVSYKTEVITLINHNLLGAAQLEALKNGVRLKLPHWQNGVKILDSGINLVLEILHLEVVIRFGITGFSVSLPYKHFGNNTQGHCGTCNNNQADDCRLPGGQLIENCAIMADYWPAKHIYQPNCHIPSVLPTDVPEPPPTLTPCKPDSICHLLKSSLFAACHPFVSPDNFYQGCVFDSCHVTNPAVDCTSLQTYAAACAQAGVCLHWRNHTKLCASNCPSNKVYKPCGPVEPPTCEDNPTEPTMNYTTEGCFCPDGMKLFNKESGVCVDKCGCLDPEGIPREFNEKFEYKCQNCICEESTKTVTCKPKDCPTTPITNCTGPGFVLVNQTNPSDPCCSIFVCQCHSNNCPAIDPDCPPGFKPIVSVPEGMCCPARKCEPKRVCVHKNNEYQPGSAVPGPPCQDCTCTNELDPHSDGLFKIECEFQKCHKTCDLGYEYQETASDVCCGKCVQTHCVVSVDDIIQLLKPGDTWSPHENKCLHYTCIKVGDTLTTFNSRIVCPPFQQSNCQPGTIQTAANGCCKICVEKERACKLLPMKTHVMHNDCQSYQEVDMPYCEGTCNTFTMYSAAAAAMEHSCSCCREKRSSNRTVDLHCLNGDVVPYSYVHVEECSCGHSLCTEPAAQPARKRRSSKRV; encoded by the exons ATGAGGTGGAAGTGCGTGTGGTTGTGTGTCCTTGCTTTGTCTGTTGCCAGTGTCAGCGATGTCCAAGCCAGACTGG TTCCGAACCATGTCAGCAGCATCTGCAGCACATGGGGCAGAGAGCACTTTAAGACGTTTGACGGCGATGTGTACCAGTTCCCCGGCATGTGCGAGTACAACCTGGTCTCCGACTGCCACGAGACCTACCGGGAGTTCTCTGTGCACATGAAGAGGAAGAACAAAGATGGAAACCCTACAGTCAGTCACGTGCTGGTCACCATCGATGACCTTTTGTTCTACCTCACCAAGGACATGATCACTGTGAACGACCTCCC TGTCAACACGCCATACTACGAAGCAGGGGTgcaagtggaaaaaaatgctGTGTACATCAAGCTCCAATCTAAAGTCGGCATCACTGTCGTGTGGAACGGTGACGATGCAGTCATG GTGGAACTGGATACTGATTATGCAAATCGTACTTGTGGACTTTGTGGAGACTTCAATGGTGTTTCTGTCCAAAACGAGTTCATTTATAATG GTCGCAAAATCAGTCCCATTGAGTTTGGCAACAAACAGAAAGTCCATCGTCCAAATGATGATTGTGAGGACCCGTACGAAGAGGAAGATGAGTCACAGGAGGCTGTGCTGGATTCATGCAAGGAGTTT CAAACCATCTGTAACCAGATGCTGCGTTCAAAGTCCTGGAGCTCCTGCACCAACCTgataaaccctgaaccatacATCCAGGCCTGTGTGAAGGACATGTGCGGCTGCACCAACAGTACAAACGACTTCTGTGTCTGCAGCACACTGTCTGAGTTCTCTCGACAGTGTTCCCATGCAGGAGGGCAGCCTCCCAACTGGAGGACACCTCAGTTCTGTG ctaaacagtgcccATACAACATGGTTTATGAAGAGAGCGGCTCCCCTTGCATGGATACATGCACACTCCTAGACACAAGTTCACTGTGTGAGGACCACAAAATCGatggctgcttctgtcctcctG GAACCGTGTTTGATGATATTTCCATGAGAGGGTGTATCGCTCAATCTGAATGTCAGTGCAAGCACAACAAAATCTATAACTCCGGTGAGGTTTACCGACAGGACCGAGTGGAATG TACATGTGTCGAGGGTAGATGGGCTTGTAAGAGCCTTCAAACACCGGCTACATGTGCAGTTGAAGAGGGTTCACATGTAACTACCTTTGATGGGAAAGCTTACACCTTCCATGGAGACTGTTACTACACCCTCGCCAAAGTGGAAAGCAAG GGTCATGCAAGTCCAAAGTTTACCATCCTGGTTCAGTTGGTGCCATGCGCAAATCAAGAGTCTGACACTTGTCTTAAGAGCCTTAAAATCCTGCTGAACAATGACAGAAACAAT gTATTGATGTTCACCTCTGATGGCACAGTAAAGCAGAACATGCAGACCGTCAGCTTGCCGTACCACACAG GTGATGTCGACATATTCCACGCTTCATCCTTCCACATCATGCTCCAGACCAGTTTTGGGTTGCAAATTCAGATCCAGCATGTGCCTGTAATGCAAGTCTACGTCAGCCTGGACCAAAGCTACAGAGCAAAGACACGTG GTTTATGCGGGAACTACAACATGGTCCTGTCTGATGACATGAAGACTCCTCAGGGCATCGTGGAGGGAACAGCAGCAACGTTTGTTAACTCCTGGAAGGCTAACCTCATGTGccgagacagagagggaagacTTGAGGACCCCTGTTCCCTCAGTGTTGAAAACG AGTGGTACGCTAAACACTGGTGCGCCATGCTACTGAGTCCAGAAGGCCCCTTTGCACAGTGCCGTTCAGTGGTGGATCCTGAGATATACTACAAG CGGTGTACGTACGCTAGCTGTAACTGTGAGAAGAGTGAGGACTGCCTGTGTGCCGTCTTCTCCTCCTACGCTCGGGCTTGTGCTTCCAAGGGAGTCTTCTCGACAGACTGGAGAGCGAATGTGTGCG ataaatacacaaGCAACTGCCCAGCGTCTCAGATCTTCTCTTACAAGCATCAGAGATGCCAGCTGACGTGCAGATCACTGAGCACAAGGCAGCAAAGTTGCACTTCTGACTTCTTGCCTGTGGATGGCTGCTCCTGCTCTGAAGGCTCCTACCTAAATGAACACGGCATCTGCGTTCCCGTGGAAAAATGTCCATGCTACCACAACGAAGTGTACATCAAGTCAGGAAAGTCCATCAACGTCAGGGACGAGCACTG TGTGTGTACCAATGGAGTGCTTCATTGCCATTCTTGGAGAGTTCGCACATCAA TGTGCCGGGCTCCAAAAGTGTTCTTCAACTGCTCTGCTGCGGGCTCAGGGGATCTGGGACTGCACTGCGCTCGAACTTGTTTAAATCTGAACAGCGATGATTGT GAATCCACAGAGTGTGAATCTGGGTGTCGGTGTCCAGGTGGCCTCCTAGAGGATGGCAAAGGTTCCTGTGTGAAAGAAAATGAATGTCCATGTCAGCACGATGGGCAAATTTATGCCCTTGGATCACAAATCCCTGACCATTGCAACACCTG TACCTGCAAAAGTGGAACCTGGGAGTGCAGTGAGAAAAAATGTCCACAAACTTGCGTTATCTATGGGAGTGGTCACTACAATACATTTGATAAGCGAACATATGGGTTCAATGGACATTGTGAATATGTTGCTGTTAAG AACAAATGTGGCAATAAAACAGTGCAGGACAACTTTGGAATTATCACAGAAAATGTACCATGTGGATCTACAGGCACCACATGCTCCAAAACTGTCAGGATCCAACTGGGG CGAATGGAAATCAAACTATTCAAGGGTAAATATGAAGAGTCGGAACTGGGACAAGGCGCTGAGATTGAGTACAGAATAAGGAAGGTTGGCTTGTATGTGGTGATAGAATCTGCCATTGGACTGTCAGTGATGTGGGATGGCAAAACAACTGTTCGCGTCATACTGGAACCACAGCACAGC GGAGAGGTGTGTGGCCTGTGTGGAGATTTTGATGGCGATGGGGAGAACGACTTCACCACCCAGGGTAATCTGGCAGTGAGCAATCCATTAGAATTTGCAAACAGCTGGAAGGTGTCAAGCCAGTGCCCAGATGTAGATATGAATGTTAACCCTTGTGTATTAAAACCCAACCGACATCACTGGGCAAAGATGATGTGCAGCATTATAACTGGAAAAACGTTTCACGAGTGCCACAAAAAG GTAGCTCCCGGTCCATTTTATGAAAACTGTGTGAAAGACTCCTGTGCCTGCGACACTGGAGGAGACTGCGAGTGTTTCTGCTCGGCAGTCGCAGCTTATGCTCAAGCTTGTAATGAGGCTTCTGTCTGTGTTGCATGGAGAACCCCAGAAATCTGTC CTGTCTTTTGCGATTACTACAACAGACCAGATGAATGCAAGTGGCACTACAACCCTTGCCACAAACCTTGCTACAAGACCTGTCTGAATCCAAAAGAAAACTGTAGCAAACCTTTACCCAACCTGGAAG GCTGTTACCCTGTATGCCCAGACGATAAGCCCATATTTGATGAGGAGACCGGGATGTGTGTGGAAGAGTGTGGCTGCTTTTACAACAACACTAGATACGATGAAGATGAAGTCATTTACAATGTGACTGACAATATGGGACTGTGTTACTATGCAATATGCAAGAATTCAACAGTGATACATGGAAATAAAACTTGCCCTACTATTGAACCACCAACCACGACAACAATATCTACTACCACAACAAGTGAACCCACTACTACAACTG CACCAACCACGACAACAATATCACctactactacaactgaaacaccaaccacaacaacaacaaccgaaCCCACTACTACAACTGAAACACCAACCACGACAACAATATCTACTACCACAACAACTGAACCCACTACTACAACTGAAACACCAACCACAACAACTGAAACCACTACTACAACTAAACCTCCAGGCACGACGACACCATTTAAAACCCCAACACCATGTCTTCCAGAGTGTGAGTGGTCAGAGTGGTATGATGTGCATAACCCACTAGAGGACAAAAGTGACTGGGAAACATATGAAAACATCACAAATAGTGGTAAacaaatatgtgaaaatgaCAAAGAAATTGAGTGTAGAGCAACAGATTATCCCAACAAACCCTTCAATGACTTTGTGAGCCAGACTGGCCAAGTTGTTACTTGTGTTCTGGGAGAGGGTTTAATATGTAGAAAAGAGGACCAGAACAGACCTCCAAAAAAGTGTTTCAACTATGAGATCAGAGTATGTTGTGAGGTATGTTTTACCACAGCCCCGCCAACCACAACAACAGAACCCTCTACTACAACTGAAACACCAACCACGACAACAGTATCTACGACCACAACAACTGAACCCACTACTACAACTGAAACACCAACCACAACAGCAGTATCTACGACCACAACAACTGAACCCACTACTACAACTGAAAcaccaaccacaacaacaacaactgaacctactactacaactgaaacaccaaccacaaccacaaccacaacaactgaacccactactacaactgaaacaccaaccacaaccacaacaagtgaacctactactacaactgaaacaccaaccacaacaacaatatCTACTACCACAACAGCTGAACCCACTACTACAACTGAAACACCAACCACGACAACAATATCTACTACCACAACAACTGAATCCACTACTACAACTGAAAcaccaaccacaacaacaacaacaactgaacccactactacaactgaaacaccaaccacaaccacaacaagtgaacctactactacaactgaaaCACCAACCACGACAACAATATCTACTACCACAACAACTGAACCCACTACTACAATTGAAACaccaaccacaaccacaacatCTGAACCCACTACTACAACTGAAACaccaaccacaaccacaacaagtgaacctactactacaactgaaaCACCAACCACGACAACAATATCTACTACCACAACAAGTGAACCCACTACTACAACTGAAAcaccaaccacaacaacaacatctgaaCCCACTACTACAACTGAAACACCAACCACAACAACAGTATCTACGACCACAACAACTGAACCCACTACTACAACTGAAAcaccaaccacaacaacaacatctgaacccactactacaactgaaacaccaaccacaaccacaacaagtgaacctactactacaactgaaacaccaaccacaaccacaacaactgaacccactactacaactgaaacaccaaccacaaccacaacaagtgaacctactactacaactgaaacaccaaccacaacaacaatatCTACTACCACAACAGCTGAACCCACTACTACAACTGAAACaccaaccacaaccacaacaagtgaacccactactacaactgaaacaccaaccacaacaacaatatCTACTACCACAACAACTGAACCCACTACTACAACTGAAACaccaaccacaaccacaacaagtgaacctactactacaactgaaacaccaaccacaaccacaacatCTGAACCCACTACTACAACTGAAACaccaaccacaaccacaacaagtgaacctactactacaactgaaacaccaaccacaacaacaatatCTACTACCACAACAGCTGAACCCACTACTACAACTGAAACaccaaccacaaccacaacaagtgaacccactactacaactgaaacaccaaccacaacaacaatatCTACTACCACAACAACTGAACCCACTACTACAACTGAAACaccaaccacaaccacaacaagtgaacctactactacaactgaaacaccaaccacaaccacaacatCTGAACCCACTACTACAACTGAAACaccaaccacaaccacaacaagtgaacctactactacaactgaaacaccaaccacaacaacaatatCTACTACCACAACAGCTGAACCCACTACTACAACTGAAACaccaaccacaaccacaacaagtgaacccactactacaactgaaacaccaaccacaacaacaatatCTACTACCACAACAACTGAACCCACTACTACAACTGAAACaccaaccacaaccacaacaagtgaacctactactacaactgaaacaccaaccacaaccacaacatCTGAACCCACTACTACAACTGAAACaccaaccacaaccacaacaagtgaacctactactacaactgaaacaccaaccacaaccacaacaagTGAACCTACTACTACAACCGAAACACCAACCACGACAACAATATCTACTACCACAACAACTGAACCTACTACTACAGCTGTCACTTCCACTACAGAATGCTTCTGTATAGTTAATGGCAAGCATCATAAGCCAG GGAGTACCATCATAAATATGGAACACATTGGATCAGGTATATGTCTCACAATGATCTGTTCTGATATTTGTGAGATTCAAAACACAACTATATCTTGCACGCCCACACCCACGCCCACGCCCACGCCCACGCCCAcgcccacacccacacccacaacTCCTCCAGGCTGCCCTGATTGGGATGTAGCA CAAAATGAGACCTTCTTTTTGTGCGAATGCATCATGGCCAAATGCATTGAGAACAATACAGTTGAAATAGTTCGATACGAATGTCCACCACTTAAGGACATCACTTGTACCAATGGAGGGGAACCAGTTCTTGTGTGGGATGAGCACCACTGCTGCCAGTATTACGCTTGTGACT GTGTATGTGAAGGTTGGGGAGATCCTCATTACATCACATTTGATGGATCCTACTACAGTTATCAAGGAAACTGTACTTACGTCTTGATGGAAGAGATAAATCCAAATTATAACTTGAACATTTATATTGACAATGTCCTTTGTGATCCCACTGAAGATGTTTCTTGTCCGCGATCGATAATTGTATCATACAAAACGGAAGTTATCACACTCATAAATCATAACCTTCTTGGAGCAGCGCAGTTGGAG GCGCTGAAAAATGGAGTACGTCTGAAACTACCTCATTGGCAAAATGGTGTTAAAATCTTGGATTCTGGCATTAACTTGGTTTTGGAGATCCTTCACCTAGAAGTGGTCATTAGATTTGGAATAACTGGCTTTAGTGTCTCCCTTCCATATAAGCACTTTGGCAATAACACACAGGGCCACTGTG GAACATGCAATAACAACCAGGCTGATGACTGTAGGTTGCCTGGAGGCCAGCTGATAGAAAATTGTGCCATCATGGCCGACTATTGGCCTGCAAAACACATTTACCAACCAAACTGCCACATACCATCTGTACTGCCCACCGATGTACCTGAACCTCCACCAACCTTAACTCCATGCAAGCCAGACTCCATATGTCACCTGCTTAAGAGCAG TCTCTTTGCGGCGTGCCATCCCTTTGTCTCTCCTGACAATTTCTACCAAGGTTGTGTTTTTGATAGCTGCCATGTTACCAACCCGGCAGTGGATTGCACAAGTTTGCAGACGTATGCTGCTGCCTGTGCTCAGGCTGGGGTTTGTCTGCACTGGAGGAACCACACCAAGCTGTGTG CAAGTAACTGCCCGTCCAACAAAGTTTACAAGCCATGTGGTCCTGTGGAACCGCCAACCTGTGAAGACAA TCCTACTGAGCCAACCATGAACTACACTACTGAGGGCTGCTTTTGTCCTGATGGAATGAAACTCTTCAACAAAGAGTCTGGTGTATGTGTTGATAAATGTG GATGTCTTGATCCTGAGGGCATTCCTCGTGAG TTTAATGAGAAGTTTGAGTACAAATGCCAAAACTGCATCTGTGAGGAGTCCACCAAGACTGTGACTTGCAAGCCCAAGGACTGTCCAACAACACCCATAACAAACTGCACTGGTCCTGGGTTTGTCCTCGTCAACCAAACTAATCCGTCAGACCCCTGCTGTTCTATCTTTGTTTGCC AATGTCACAGCAACAATTGCCCAGCCATCGACCCGGACTGTCCGCCAGGATTTAAACCAATTGTTAGTGTTCCTGAGGGAATGTGCTGTCCAGCACGTAAATGTG AGCCTAAAAGAGTTTGTGtccacaaaaacaatgaataccAG cctggctctgcaGTTCCTGGACCTCCATGTCAGGATTGTACCTGTACCAATGAGTTGGACCCCCATTCTGATGGTCTATTTAAGATAGAATGCGAGTTTCAGAAATGTCATAAAACCTGTGACCTG GGATATGAGTACCAGGAAACTGCTTCAGATGTGTGCTGTGGGAAGTGTGTGCAAACACACTGTGTCGTCAGTGTTGATGACATCATTCAGCTCTTGAAG CCAGGAGATACCTGGTCACCACATGAGAACAAGTGTCTGCATTACACCTGTATTAAGGTCGGTGACACTTTAACAACGTTCAATTCACGCATTGTCTGCCCACCGTTCCAGCAGAGCAACTGCCAACCT GGCACAATTCAGACTGCCGCAAATGGCTGTTGTAAGATTT GTGTGGAGAAGGAGAGGGCCTGCAAGCTATTACCCATGAAAACACATGTTATGCACAATGACTGTCAGTCTTACCAGGAGGTAGATATGCCGTATTGTGAAGGAACCTGCAACACTTTCACCAT gtactcagcagcagcagctgctatGGAGCATTCTTGCTCCTGCTGCAGGGAGAAACGCTCCAGCAATCGCACAGTTGACTTGCATTGTCTCAATGGAGATGTGGTGCCCTACTCATACGTCCATGTGGAGGAGTGTAGCTGTGGCCACTCACTCTGCACCGAACCTGCTGCACAACCTGCTCGCAAGAGGCGAAGCTCCAAACGGGTGTAA